Proteins encoded by one window of Mycolicibacterium sp. ND9-15:
- a CDS encoding MCE family protein — MSDGEAKRSHVRIAAAILAAILLAATVFTYLAYTAAFTPVDTVSVTSPRAGLVMERDAKVKYRGVQVGKVKSIEYAGNEAKLTLAINRGEMRYIPSNAGVRIGSTTVFGAKSVEFLPPAEPSGRPLKPGATVAAKDVQLEVNTLFQTLSDVLDKIDPVNLNATLSALGEGLRGNGDDLGATLAGLNYYLQQLNPKLPTLQEDLRKTAVVADIYGDAGPDLARILDNAPAISDTIVDEKDNLNATLLAAIGLADNGTATLEPAEDDYIAAIQRLRAPLKVAGEYSPEFGCLLKGTALAVDRFAPVIGGIRPGLFVASNFLPGSPGYTYPESLPIVNATGGPNCRGLPDVPSKQFGGSWYRTPFLVTDNAYVPYEPNTELQFDAPSTLQWLFNGAFAERDDF, encoded by the coding sequence ATGTCAGACGGTGAGGCCAAGCGCAGCCATGTGAGGATCGCCGCGGCGATCCTGGCCGCGATCCTGCTGGCCGCGACCGTGTTCACCTACCTGGCGTACACCGCGGCCTTCACTCCGGTAGACACCGTCAGCGTGACTTCTCCGCGCGCGGGTCTGGTCATGGAACGAGACGCCAAGGTCAAATACCGGGGGGTCCAGGTCGGCAAGGTCAAGTCGATCGAATACGCCGGGAACGAAGCCAAACTGACACTGGCCATCAACCGTGGCGAAATGCGCTACATCCCGTCCAACGCCGGTGTGCGCATCGGCAGCACAACGGTTTTCGGTGCCAAGTCCGTCGAGTTCCTTCCGCCCGCCGAGCCGTCGGGACGGCCGCTGAAGCCCGGCGCCACTGTTGCCGCCAAGGATGTGCAGTTGGAGGTCAACACGCTGTTCCAGACGTTGTCCGACGTGCTCGACAAGATCGACCCGGTCAACCTGAACGCCACCCTCAGCGCGTTGGGAGAAGGTCTGCGCGGCAACGGCGACGATCTGGGGGCCACGCTGGCAGGTCTGAACTACTATCTGCAGCAACTCAATCCGAAGCTGCCGACCCTGCAGGAGGATCTGCGCAAGACCGCCGTGGTGGCCGACATCTACGGCGACGCCGGACCCGACCTGGCGCGCATCCTCGACAATGCCCCCGCGATCAGCGACACGATCGTCGACGAGAAGGACAACCTCAACGCGACGCTGTTGGCTGCGATCGGGCTCGCCGACAACGGTACCGCCACCCTCGAACCGGCCGAGGACGACTACATCGCTGCGATCCAACGGCTGCGGGCGCCGCTGAAGGTGGCCGGCGAGTATTCACCGGAGTTCGGCTGCCTGCTGAAGGGCACCGCGCTGGCGGTCGACCGGTTCGCCCCGGTCATCGGAGGCATCCGCCCCGGTCTGTTCGTCGCGTCGAACTTCTTGCCCGGCTCACCGGGTTACACGTATCCCGAGAGCCTGCCCATCGTCAACGCCACCGGCGGTCCGAATTGCCGTGGCCTGCCGGATGTTCCGAGCAAGCAGTTCGGCGGATCGTGGTATCGCACCCCGTTCCTGGTCACCGACAACGCGTATGTCCCGTACGAGCCGAATACGGAGCTGCAGTTCGACGCGCCATCGACTCTGCAGTGGCTGTTCAACGGGGCGTTCGCAGAACGGGACGACTTCTAA
- a CDS encoding MCE family protein yields the protein MRVDKTLVNVSIFTVVMVLVAAGLVVVFGEFRFTAEKGYHATFTDASRLKAGQDVRIAGVPVGTVGDVKLNPDNTVDVAFDVDDRYQLYTSTRAVVRYENLVGDRYLEITSGPGDLRKLPPGSTIPKENTAPALDLDALLGGLKPVLKGLDGQKVNEVSNAVIELLQGQGGALSNLLSTTSAFTQNLAARDQLIGDVISHLNTVLGAVDEKGAQFDASVDQLQKLITGLAEGRDPIAGAIGPLASAENDLTDMLQKSRRPVQGVIENARPLAQRLDERKADVNKVIEPLAENYLRLNALGAYGSFFNIFYCSTRLKINGPAGSDILIPLGGPPDPSKGRCAPNVE from the coding sequence ATGCGGGTCGACAAGACGTTGGTCAACGTCAGCATCTTCACCGTGGTCATGGTGTTGGTGGCTGCGGGGCTGGTCGTGGTGTTCGGCGAGTTCCGGTTCACCGCGGAGAAGGGGTATCACGCGACCTTCACCGACGCCTCCCGGTTGAAGGCGGGCCAGGACGTGCGGATCGCCGGCGTGCCGGTCGGCACCGTGGGCGACGTGAAGCTCAACCCCGACAACACGGTCGACGTCGCCTTCGACGTCGACGACCGCTACCAGCTCTACACCTCGACGCGCGCGGTGGTGCGGTACGAGAACCTGGTGGGGGACCGGTACCTGGAGATCACCTCGGGCCCGGGCGACCTGCGGAAGCTACCGCCGGGCAGCACGATCCCGAAGGAGAACACGGCGCCGGCGCTCGATCTCGACGCGCTACTCGGCGGCCTGAAGCCGGTGCTCAAGGGCCTCGACGGCCAGAAGGTCAACGAGGTCAGCAACGCGGTCATCGAGTTGTTGCAGGGCCAGGGCGGTGCGCTGTCGAATCTGTTGTCCACCACCAGCGCATTCACCCAGAACCTCGCGGCCAGGGACCAGCTCATCGGCGATGTCATCAGCCACCTCAACACCGTGCTCGGCGCCGTCGACGAGAAGGGCGCGCAGTTCGACGCCAGCGTCGACCAACTGCAGAAGCTCATCACGGGCCTGGCCGAGGGACGCGATCCGATCGCCGGCGCCATCGGTCCGCTCGCATCGGCGGAGAACGACCTCACCGACATGCTGCAGAAGTCCCGCAGGCCGGTGCAGGGTGTCATCGAGAACGCGCGGCCCCTGGCGCAGCGGCTGGACGAGCGCAAGGCCGACGTCAACAAGGTGATCGAGCCGCTGGCCGAAAACTATCTGCGGCTCAACGCTCTTGGCGCCTACGGTTCGTTCTTCAACATCTTCTACTGCTCGACGCGACTGAAGATCAACGGTCCGGCGGGCAGCGACATCCTGATCCCGCTGGGTGGTCCGCCGGACCCGTCAAAGGGGAGGTGTGCGCCGAATGTCGAGTAG
- a CDS encoding virulence factor Mce family protein — protein MSSRPDDSNPLRTGIFGIFLVVCLVLVSFGYSTLPFFPQGKPYEAYFTDAGGITPGSGVNVSGISVGKVTGVELAGDTAKVTFTVDRDVKIGDQSMVAIKTDTVLGEKSLAVTPRGGGESTVIPLGRTTTPYTLNTALQDLGENASELDKPRFEQALATLTDSLREATPQLRGALDGVANLSRSLNKRDEALKQLLGHAKRVSDTLAQRAGQVNQLIVDGNLLFAALDERRQALSNLIAGIDDVSQQISGFVADNRREFKPALEKLNLVMDNLLERREHISEALERLPPYATALGEVVGSGPGFQINLYGLPPAPIAEVLLDVYFQPGKLPDSLADMLRGYISERLIIRPKSP, from the coding sequence ATGTCGAGTAGACCCGATGATTCGAATCCGTTGCGCACCGGCATCTTCGGCATCTTCCTGGTGGTGTGCCTGGTGCTGGTGTCGTTCGGCTACAGCACCCTGCCGTTCTTCCCGCAGGGCAAGCCCTACGAGGCGTACTTCACCGACGCGGGTGGCATCACGCCCGGCAGCGGCGTCAACGTGTCGGGAATCAGTGTCGGCAAGGTCACCGGCGTCGAATTGGCCGGAGACACCGCGAAGGTGACGTTCACCGTCGACCGCGACGTCAAGATCGGCGATCAGTCCATGGTCGCGATCAAGACCGACACGGTCCTCGGCGAGAAGTCGCTGGCGGTGACACCGCGAGGCGGCGGCGAATCGACGGTCATCCCGCTGGGCCGCACCACGACCCCGTATACGTTGAACACGGCGCTGCAGGACCTGGGCGAGAACGCCAGCGAGCTGGACAAGCCCCGGTTCGAGCAGGCGCTTGCGACGCTGACCGACTCGCTGCGGGAGGCCACACCGCAGCTTCGCGGTGCGCTGGACGGGGTGGCGAATTTGTCGCGCAGCCTCAACAAGCGGGACGAGGCGCTCAAACAACTGCTGGGACATGCCAAGCGGGTCTCCGACACCCTGGCGCAACGCGCCGGCCAGGTGAATCAGCTGATCGTCGACGGCAACCTCCTGTTCGCCGCCCTCGACGAGCGGCGCCAGGCGCTGAGCAATCTCATCGCGGGTATCGACGACGTGTCACAACAGATTTCCGGTTTCGTCGCCGACAATCGCCGCGAGTTCAAGCCCGCGCTGGAGAAGCTGAACCTGGTGATGGACAACCTTCTCGAGCGTCGCGAACACATCAGCGAGGCGCTCGAACGGCTGCCGCCCTACGCCACCGCACTGGGCGAGGTGGTCGGGTCGGGTCCCGGCTTCCAGATCAACCTCTACGGTTTGCCGCCGGCACCGATCGCCGAGGTGCTCCTCGACGTCTACTTCCAGCCCGGCAAGCTGCCGGACAGCCTCGCCGACATGCTGCGCGGGTACATCTCCGAGCGCCTGATCATTAGGCCGAAGTCGCCATGA
- a CDS encoding MCE family protein, producing MTQTTSTLTRSRWLRPTLAAVLVVTLAVGVYLVWPTRVGNKLTAYFTSAVGLYPGDDVRIVGVPVGTIDSIEPRAGDVKVTMTLDHGVQVPADAKALVIAPNLVAARFVQLTPAYTGGTAMADGAEIGLDRTAVPVEWDEVKEQLTQLSAQLGPKPGSVEGPLAAVVNQAADTFDGNGDSFRQALRELSQTAGRLGDSRTDLFGTIRNLQVLINALSNSNEQIVQFSNHVASVSQVLADSSADLDNTLGTLNQALADVRGFLNESNGALIEQVNKLTDFTSILTERSDDIEQILHITPNGLSNFYNIYNPAQGTVGGLLTLPNFANPVQFICGGAFEAAPTPENFKRTEICRQRMGPVFKRIAMNFPPVLFHPINSITAYKGQVIYDTPETEAKARTPVPYLQWQPAPGVNPPQVSADMDLSSLLVPPAPEGTSHAGGPNADAPAPAPEPVPLPADGGGS from the coding sequence ATGACGCAGACCACTTCGACCCTGACCCGCAGCCGGTGGCTGCGGCCGACGCTGGCCGCTGTGCTGGTGGTCACGCTGGCCGTGGGCGTGTACCTGGTGTGGCCGACGCGGGTCGGCAACAAGCTGACCGCCTACTTCACCTCCGCGGTGGGGCTCTACCCGGGAGACGACGTCCGCATCGTCGGAGTGCCGGTCGGGACGATCGACTCGATCGAACCGCGAGCCGGCGACGTGAAGGTCACCATGACGCTGGACCACGGCGTACAGGTGCCTGCCGACGCGAAGGCGCTCGTGATCGCGCCGAACCTGGTGGCCGCCAGGTTCGTTCAGCTCACGCCTGCCTACACCGGGGGCACGGCGATGGCCGACGGCGCAGAGATCGGCCTGGACCGCACCGCGGTGCCGGTCGAGTGGGACGAGGTCAAAGAGCAGCTCACCCAGTTGAGCGCACAACTCGGACCGAAGCCGGGGTCGGTGGAGGGGCCGCTGGCCGCGGTCGTGAACCAGGCCGCGGACACTTTCGACGGCAACGGTGACTCGTTCCGCCAAGCGCTGCGCGAACTTTCGCAGACCGCGGGCCGGCTTGGCGACTCGCGCACCGATCTCTTCGGCACCATCCGCAACCTGCAGGTGTTGATCAACGCGCTGTCGAACAGCAACGAGCAGATCGTGCAGTTCTCCAACCACGTCGCCTCGGTATCGCAAGTGCTGGCGGACAGTTCGGCCGATCTCGACAACACGCTGGGCACGCTCAACCAGGCGCTGGCCGACGTCCGGGGATTCCTCAACGAGAGCAACGGGGCGCTGATCGAGCAGGTGAACAAGCTCACCGACTTCACCAGCATCCTGACCGAGCGCAGCGACGACATCGAGCAGATCCTGCACATCACGCCCAACGGCCTGTCCAACTTCTACAACATCTACAACCCGGCCCAGGGCACCGTGGGTGGCCTGCTGACGCTGCCGAACTTCGCCAACCCGGTGCAGTTCATCTGCGGCGGCGCGTTCGAGGCGGCCCCGACCCCGGAGAACTTCAAGCGAACCGAGATCTGCCGCCAGCGCATGGGCCCGGTCTTCAAGCGCATCGCGATGAACTTCCCACCCGTGCTGTTCCACCCGATCAACAGCATCACCGCGTACAAGGGACAGGTCATCTACGACACCCCGGAAACGGAGGCGAAGGCCAGGACGCCGGTGCCGTACCTGCAATGGCAACCGGCGCCGGGCGTGAACCCGCCGCAGGTTTCGGCGGACATGGATCTGAGCTCGCTGCTTGTGCCGCCCGCGCCGGAGGGGACCTCGCACGCCGGCGGTCCCAACGCCGACGCGCCGGCGCCCGCACCCGAGCCCGTGCCCCTGCCGGCCGACGGGGGTGGCTCATGA
- a CDS encoding MCE family protein, with the protein MIRKVLAIPSLAVLLAGCSFGGLNSLNMPGTAGHGAGSYKITVELPDVSTLPQNSPVMVDDVTVGSVSGIEAVQRDDGTFYAAVQLSLDGNVNLPENATAKVAQTSLLGSQHIELSSPADGPGVGELTNGSHIPLDRTGRYPTTEEVLASLGVVVNKGNLGALQDITDETYNAIAGRQGQFKDLVPRLAELTGSLDRQTNDIIAAMEGLDRFAGILARSKDSLGRTLDSLPEALKVLNDNRANIVDAFTALRSFATVASRILEQTKDDFAADFKDLYPVIKAFNDNADYFIKDLELLPTFPFHYKYLRNAVRGDYLNVYTTFDLTLRRTGESVFTTSWGLDPNMKRMHEVITPPDFMTGSLANLSGQAADPFKIPPGTATQHGEGP; encoded by the coding sequence ATGATCCGCAAGGTGCTCGCGATCCCGTCGCTGGCCGTGCTGTTGGCGGGCTGCTCGTTCGGCGGGCTGAACTCGCTCAACATGCCCGGTACCGCCGGACACGGCGCCGGTTCGTACAAGATCACCGTGGAATTGCCCGATGTGTCGACGCTCCCGCAGAACTCGCCGGTGATGGTCGATGACGTCACCGTGGGGAGTGTTTCGGGAATCGAGGCGGTGCAACGCGACGACGGTACGTTCTACGCCGCGGTTCAGCTGTCGCTGGACGGCAACGTCAACCTGCCGGAGAACGCCACCGCGAAGGTGGCCCAAACCTCTCTGCTCGGCTCGCAGCACATCGAACTGTCCTCACCCGCCGACGGCCCGGGCGTCGGAGAGCTGACGAACGGCTCGCACATCCCGCTCGACCGCACCGGTCGCTATCCGACCACCGAAGAGGTCCTGGCCTCGCTCGGTGTCGTGGTCAACAAGGGCAATCTCGGTGCGCTGCAGGACATCACCGACGAGACCTACAACGCGATCGCGGGGCGGCAGGGCCAGTTCAAAGACCTGGTTCCCCGGCTTGCCGAGCTGACTGGTTCGCTGGACCGGCAGACGAACGACATCATCGCGGCGATGGAGGGTCTGGACCGGTTCGCCGGCATCCTCGCCCGCAGCAAAGACAGCCTCGGCCGCACACTGGACAGCCTGCCCGAGGCGCTGAAGGTGCTCAACGACAACCGCGCCAACATCGTCGACGCGTTCACCGCGCTGCGCAGCTTCGCGACGGTCGCATCGCGCATCCTGGAGCAGACCAAGGACGACTTCGCGGCCGACTTCAAGGACCTCTACCCGGTGATCAAGGCGTTCAACGACAATGCCGATTACTTCATCAAGGACCTGGAACTGTTGCCGACGTTCCCCTTCCACTACAAGTACTTGCGCAATGCGGTCCGTGGTGACTACCTGAACGTGTACACCACTTTCGACCTGACCTTGCGCCGCACCGGTGAGTCGGTCTTCACCACCTCGTGGGGCCTCGATCCCAACATGAAGCGGATGCACGAGGTGATCACCCCGCCGGACTTCATGACGGGCTCGCTGGCGAATCTGTCCGGGCAGGCCGCCGACCCGTTCAAGATCCCGCCGGGCACGGCGACCCAGCACGGGGAGGGCCCCTAG
- a CDS encoding virulence factor Mce family protein codes for MLSRLTRFQLSIFAIVTVLTVGAISIFYLQLPAAVGIGTYRVTANFVAGGGLYENANVTYRGVTIGRVESVGLTDDSVIAKMRLNSGTPVPANVTATVKSVSAVGEQYIDLVPPEDASSAKLRDGSNIGVDRTAIGQDIAGLLQEAQNLVTSVDNSRLEDLLRETFKAFNGSGPELARMIQSARLLVDEANANYGQVNQLIDQAGPFLDAQIRSGDDIRSLADGLARFTTEVANADPQLRSTLQTVPGATAEANELFSGIRPSFPVLAANLANFGRIGVIYRKSLEHSLVVFPALMAALLTVGGGLPADEGGKLDFKIDLQDPPPCLTGFVPPSEMRSPADESLRELPKDLYCKTPQNDPAVVRGARNYPCQEFPGKRAPTVQLCRDPRGYVPIGNNPWRGPPVPLGTPMDVMEDDTPEDGRNILPPNKFPYIPPQVDPDPGPPVVQLPPGIPPGPGPAPHAPFPLPVPPNQVQQTLPPAWPFFSPPDHVVPPYGRTPPPPPAGPAPPPPAGGAPLPAEAPPMASGPGAGPRIATYDQNGKFVDPEGGTGVIAAGTDKLAPAENWVDLMLAPRQA; via the coding sequence ATGCTGTCCCGCCTCACCCGTTTCCAGCTGTCGATCTTCGCGATCGTCACCGTGCTGACCGTCGGCGCGATCTCGATCTTCTACCTGCAGTTGCCCGCCGCCGTCGGTATCGGCACCTACCGCGTGACCGCGAATTTCGTTGCGGGCGGCGGGCTGTACGAGAACGCCAACGTGACGTACCGGGGGGTGACGATCGGCCGCGTCGAGTCGGTCGGGCTCACCGACGACAGTGTCATCGCCAAGATGCGCCTCAACAGCGGCACGCCGGTACCTGCGAACGTCACCGCGACGGTCAAGAGCGTGTCCGCGGTCGGCGAGCAGTACATCGACCTGGTGCCGCCCGAAGACGCGTCGAGCGCCAAGCTGCGCGACGGGTCCAACATCGGGGTGGATCGCACCGCGATCGGCCAGGACATCGCGGGCCTGCTGCAGGAGGCCCAGAATCTCGTCACCAGCGTCGACAACAGCCGGCTCGAGGACCTGCTGCGGGAAACCTTCAAGGCGTTCAACGGATCCGGACCCGAACTGGCGCGGATGATCCAGTCGGCGCGGTTGCTCGTCGACGAGGCCAACGCCAACTACGGGCAGGTGAACCAACTCATCGACCAGGCGGGTCCGTTCCTGGACGCGCAGATCCGCAGCGGCGACGACATCCGCTCGCTGGCCGACGGGTTGGCCCGCTTCACCACCGAGGTGGCCAACGCCGACCCGCAGTTGCGCTCGACGCTGCAGACCGTTCCCGGCGCGACGGCCGAGGCCAACGAGTTGTTCAGCGGCATCCGGCCGTCGTTCCCGGTGCTGGCGGCCAACCTCGCGAACTTCGGGCGGATCGGCGTCATCTACCGCAAGTCGCTCGAGCACTCGCTCGTGGTGTTCCCCGCGTTGATGGCGGCCCTGCTGACCGTCGGCGGCGGCCTGCCCGCCGACGAGGGCGGCAAGCTGGACTTCAAGATCGACCTGCAGGACCCGCCGCCGTGCCTGACCGGGTTCGTCCCGCCCAGCGAGATGCGCTCGCCCGCCGACGAGTCGCTGCGTGAGCTGCCAAAGGACCTGTACTGCAAGACGCCGCAGAACGACCCTGCCGTGGTGCGGGGTGCGCGCAACTATCCGTGTCAGGAGTTCCCGGGCAAGCGCGCTCCGACCGTGCAGCTGTGCCGGGACCCCCGCGGGTACGTCCCGATCGGCAACAACCCGTGGCGGGGTCCGCCGGTGCCACTCGGCACGCCGATGGACGTGATGGAGGACGATACCCCTGAAGACGGCCGGAACATCCTGCCGCCGAACAAGTTCCCGTACATCCCGCCGCAGGTGGACCCGGATCCCGGCCCGCCGGTGGTGCAGTTGCCGCCCGGTATCCCGCCGGGCCCCGGCCCCGCTCCGCACGCACCGTTCCCGTTGCCGGTGCCCCCGAACCAGGTCCAGCAGACCCTGCCCCCGGCGTGGCCCTTCTTCAGCCCTCCGGATCACGTGGTGCCGCCCTACGGCCGGACGCCACCCCCGCCGCCGGCGGGCCCCGCGCCGCCACCACCCGCTGGCGGTGCGCCGCTGCCCGCGGAGGCTCCGCCGATGGCGTCCGGGCCAGGGGCCGGCCCGCGCATCGCCACCTACGACCAGAACGGCAAGTTCGTCGACCCCGAGGGCGGAACTGGCGTCATCGCGGCCGGTACTGACAAACTGGCGCCTGCAGAGAACTGGGTTGATCTGATGCTGGCTCCAAGGCAGGCGTAA
- a CDS encoding mammalian cell entry protein has product MTEDVASTDTMPRGRRRASRAAGPAAGGATATAVRVETPRPVTVRLARPAAPPRRQPNRKLVAALFLAAAVVATAVMAGLTALMVTQQRDAQAAQSREQRFVDTASQLVVNMFSYDQDTIDASVDRFVNNTSGPLRAMMTEGNNTENLKLLFRDTNASAEAVINGAALEKVDEVANNAAVLVSARVTVTDLDGNNQPSQPYRLRVIVHEDDNGHMTAYDLKYPDGGN; this is encoded by the coding sequence ATGACGGAAGACGTGGCTTCGACGGACACCATGCCGAGGGGGCGTCGACGCGCGTCGCGTGCGGCCGGTCCGGCGGCCGGTGGCGCGACGGCGACGGCTGTCCGGGTCGAAACGCCCAGACCGGTCACGGTCCGGCTGGCCAGGCCGGCGGCGCCGCCGCGCAGGCAGCCGAACCGGAAGCTGGTCGCGGCCTTGTTCTTGGCCGCCGCCGTCGTCGCGACAGCGGTGATGGCGGGGCTGACCGCGCTGATGGTCACCCAACAGCGGGACGCGCAGGCGGCCCAGTCGCGCGAGCAGCGTTTCGTCGACACGGCATCGCAGCTGGTGGTGAACATGTTCAGCTACGACCAGGACACCATCGACGCCAGCGTCGACCGGTTCGTCAACAACACCAGCGGACCGCTGCGCGCGATGATGACTGAAGGCAACAACACCGAGAACCTCAAGCTGCTGTTCCGCGACACCAACGCCAGCGCGGAAGCCGTGATCAACGGCGCGGCGCTGGAAAAGGTCGACGAGGTCGCGAACAACGCGGCGGTGCTGGTGTCGGCACGGGTCACGGTGACGGACCTGGACGGCAACAACCAACCGTCGCAACCGTATCGGTTGCGGGTCATCGTGCACGAGGACGACAACGGTCACATGACGGCGTACGACCTCAAGTACCCCGATGGCGGGAACTGA
- a CDS encoding mammalian cell entry protein, producing the protein MLRRLVAALSVLLAAAFVALAGVGGGLYWDRVEQRGEQAARAELGPLAEQQIPKVFGYDYQTVERTLNEVYPMLTPSYRQEFRDRADRDIIPQARERQLVSQAHVVGVGVLTAHRESASVMVYLNRTVTDKSKEPIYDGSRLRVDYQKVDDKWLIQYITPI; encoded by the coding sequence ATGTTGCGTCGTCTCGTCGCTGCATTGTCGGTGCTTTTGGCAGCAGCCTTCGTCGCGTTGGCCGGTGTCGGCGGTGGGCTGTACTGGGATCGCGTCGAGCAGCGCGGCGAACAGGCCGCGCGCGCGGAGCTCGGGCCGTTGGCCGAGCAACAGATTCCCAAGGTCTTCGGCTACGACTATCAGACCGTCGAACGCACGCTCAACGAGGTCTATCCGATGCTGACCCCGAGCTATCGCCAGGAGTTCCGCGACCGCGCCGACAGAGACATCATCCCGCAGGCGCGGGAGCGCCAGTTGGTCAGCCAAGCGCACGTGGTCGGGGTGGGTGTGCTGACCGCACATCGCGAATCAGCCTCGGTGATGGTGTATCTCAACCGCACGGTCACCGACAAGTCCAAGGAGCCGATATACGACGGCAGCCGCTTGCGTGTCGACTATCAGAAGGTCGACGACAAGTGGCTGATCCAGTACATCACTCCGATTTAG
- a CDS encoding alpha,alpha-trehalose-phosphate synthase (UDP-forming) has product MSPGGGPRAGSGNAEFVVVANRLPIDMERLPDGSTTWKRSPGGLVTALEPLLRRRRGAWIGWPGLPDADDEPIQQDDMTLCPVKLSADDVAEYYEGFSNATLWPLYHDVIVKPIYHREWWDTYVEVNRRFAETTAKHAAQDATVWVQDYQLQLVPKMLRTLRPDLTIGFFLHIPFPPVELFMQMPWRTEIIEGLLGADLVGFHLPGGAQNFLILARRLVGANTSRATIGVRSRFGEIDVGFRTVKVGAFPISIDSTALDQQARSRSIRQRAKEIRDELGHPRKILLGVDRLDYTKGIDVRLRAFTELLAEGRVNREDTVFVQLATPSRERVESYIEMRQDIERQVGHINGEYGEVGHPIVHYLHRPVPREELIAFFVAADVMLVTPLRDGMNLVAKEYVACRSDLGGALVLSEFTGAAAELRQAYLANPHHLEGVKDAIEAALNQSPDEGRRRMRALRRQVLAHDVDRWARAFLEALTSPEFTGEEPASAKSE; this is encoded by the coding sequence GTGAGTCCGGGGGGCGGTCCGCGGGCCGGCTCCGGTAACGCCGAGTTCGTGGTGGTGGCCAACCGGCTGCCGATCGACATGGAGCGCCTGCCCGACGGCAGCACCACCTGGAAGAGAAGTCCCGGCGGGTTGGTGACGGCTCTGGAACCGCTGCTGCGCCGTCGGCGGGGCGCGTGGATCGGTTGGCCCGGTTTACCCGACGCCGACGATGAGCCGATCCAGCAGGACGACATGACGCTCTGCCCGGTCAAGCTGTCCGCCGATGACGTCGCCGAGTACTACGAAGGCTTCTCCAACGCGACGCTGTGGCCGCTCTACCACGACGTGATCGTCAAGCCGATCTACCACCGCGAGTGGTGGGACACCTACGTCGAGGTGAACCGGCGGTTCGCGGAAACCACCGCGAAGCACGCCGCACAGGACGCGACCGTCTGGGTCCAGGATTACCAGCTGCAGTTGGTTCCCAAGATGTTGCGCACGCTGCGCCCGGACCTGACCATCGGCTTCTTCCTGCACATCCCGTTCCCGCCGGTCGAGTTGTTCATGCAGATGCCATGGCGCACCGAGATCATCGAAGGCTTGCTCGGCGCAGACCTCGTCGGCTTCCACCTGCCTGGCGGTGCGCAGAACTTCCTCATCCTGGCGCGACGGCTGGTGGGCGCCAACACCTCCCGTGCGACGATCGGCGTCCGCTCGCGGTTCGGTGAGATCGATGTCGGCTTCCGCACCGTGAAGGTCGGCGCCTTTCCGATCTCCATCGACTCGACGGCTCTCGACCAGCAGGCGCGCTCCCGGTCGATTCGACAGCGCGCCAAGGAGATTCGCGACGAACTGGGCCATCCCCGCAAGATCCTGCTGGGTGTCGACCGGCTGGACTACACGAAGGGCATCGACGTCCGGCTCAGGGCATTCACCGAACTGCTCGCGGAGGGCCGGGTCAACCGCGAGGACACTGTGTTCGTCCAGCTTGCGACACCGAGTCGGGAGCGGGTCGAGAGCTACATCGAGATGCGCCAGGACATCGAACGCCAAGTCGGCCATATCAACGGCGAGTACGGCGAGGTAGGCCATCCCATCGTGCACTACCTGCACCGACCGGTGCCGCGCGAGGAGTTGATCGCGTTCTTCGTCGCGGCAGACGTCATGCTGGTGACCCCGTTGCGCGACGGGATGAACCTCGTCGCCAAGGAGTACGTCGCGTGCCGCAGTGACTTGGGCGGCGCACTGGTGCTCAGCGAGTTCACCGGCGCCGCAGCGGAATTACGCCAGGCCTACCTCGCCAACCCGCATCACCTCGAGGGTGTCAAGGACGCCATCGAGGCCGCGCTGAACCAGTCGCCGGACGAGGGCAGGCGGCGGATGCGGGCGCTGCGCCGGCAGGTGCTGGCGCACGACGTCGACCGCTGGGCGCGGGCTTTCCTCGAGGCGCTCACCTCGCCGGAGTTCACCGGCGAGGAACCGGCTTCGGCTAAATCGGAGTGA